A DNA window from Desulfofundulus luciae contains the following coding sequences:
- a CDS encoding ABC transporter ATP-binding protein has protein sequence MNAPIMTINNLKMYFPVQKSKGKPVYVKAVDGVDLTIHRGEIMGLVGESGSGKSTLAYTVMGMYKPTGGQIIFQGRDISMSSDKRPLSLKKDLQIVFQDPGSSLNPSHNIRQILELPLRVHKIVKREEMERKITQILQMVELSPNYMYKSPASMGGGERQMVSIARALATDPTFIILDEPTSALDVSIQAKIINMLLKLQQEKQLTYLFITHDLSLMRNIATRVAIMYLGKICEMADTVEFFRNPLHPYTRMLLSSIPVVSEEEEALKPKKVISTGEIPSPVNVPPGCSFHLRCPEKTELCFREDPVMLEVSPGHLVRCHAYQKTAGVNVA, from the coding sequence ATGAATGCACCCATCATGACCATTAACAATTTGAAAATGTACTTTCCGGTGCAAAAATCAAAAGGTAAGCCCGTTTATGTGAAGGCCGTGGACGGGGTTGACTTAACCATCCACAGAGGGGAAATCATGGGCCTGGTGGGAGAATCGGGTTCGGGTAAAAGTACCCTGGCCTACACGGTCATGGGCATGTATAAGCCTACCGGTGGACAGATCATTTTTCAGGGCCGGGATATCAGTATGAGTAGTGACAAACGCCCTCTTTCCTTAAAAAAAGATTTGCAGATAGTTTTCCAGGACCCCGGTTCTTCCTTGAACCCGTCTCATAACATCCGTCAAATTCTGGAGCTGCCCTTGCGGGTACATAAGATTGTCAAGAGAGAAGAGATGGAGAGGAAGATCACGCAAATCCTGCAGATGGTGGAGTTATCGCCTAATTACATGTATAAGTCTCCTGCTTCCATGGGCGGCGGGGAAAGACAGATGGTATCCATTGCCCGTGCCCTCGCTACCGATCCCACGTTCATAATTCTGGACGAACCAACCTCTGCCCTGGATGTTTCCATTCAGGCTAAAATAATTAATATGCTTTTAAAATTACAGCAGGAAAAGCAACTAACTTATTTATTTATTACCCATGATTTAAGCTTGATGCGAAACATTGCCACAAGGGTGGCCATTATGTACCTGGGGAAAATTTGCGAAATGGCCGATACCGTTGAATTCTTTAGAAATCCCCTTCACCCCTATACCAGAATGCTTCTTTCCTCTATTCCGGTGGTTTCCGAAGAGGAGGAGGCACTGAAGCCTAAAAAGGTCATCTCTACCGGTGAGATACCTTCTCCGGTAAATGTGCCGCCCGGCTGCAGCTTCCACCTCCGGTGTCCGGAAAAGACTGAGTTGTGTTTCCGGGAAGACCCCGTAATGTTGGAGGTGTCTCCCGGTCACCTGGTGCGCTGTCATGCTTATCAAAAGACTGCCGGTGTTAACGTTGCTTGA